A genomic window from Glycine soja cultivar W05 chromosome 10, ASM419377v2, whole genome shotgun sequence includes:
- the LOC114369439 gene encoding uncharacterized protein LOC114369439, whose protein sequence is MAEEEEDDESFGDFTFASFPSQPTSNDTNPVDDDDDWGDFMNHSNQINGKPFDAFGVPTDPTNKHVNDNNGVAVQAEAAKKPKGAIPLSIFGEEEEEEEEQQEKPASANVFSNGGAVKRGSDSNGSVGISDLISSLYNQQRPQVDSHNNGSVSVSNVDAPNSTNSNGSKLNSDEVDEDDDGWEFKSAEWETGTKSQDVKAETPKHDSGALDVGTVLDSSNGISDKAGGWHMEFEFSPRFASQDHINPQPSPKNESNDIGTGFAMFNQNFGEFSSGSGPGPNQNLEAPKKAGICATNMELLKFDGATPHGTIDSSLTSESHQSDEWNFGFNFNSSYVGEDNHSSDSYFKTKNNQDDNNRNHASPTNIDVDSHVNFFDSESDVTQHEKPLTSPENRREALPLSIFGDETPDTDEHPVSQDSSPYTPSSPIRNSFTSPGSNFSINDIWNLYNQAENQSSSNVTPKASENQIHAPPEVSGSSLVTGNDDLDDDFWDYKDAATETRFTNESAQKTSSPQVNENGLQSSPTFLNSDLTNGDDDFEDDSWEFKEATSGTINQDHTSTLDHRGLPQLSTKLEQVDYAEFYSKVKDELCNYVLFHLQNLKKTQNVATLSGEDAKAKALQEEISEFSKILHQDTMSIPNEYLSEDYCPRNVRFNELLEVLKEPKFQPVESEYQLASRLSMAEKDIKYGMELLKDTVSTLRILKLGSREEQSSYLTIWSKIAFVCSQELKHGAYVWKQAVLQNVHDQILSSQKGVQYILALGEIYRVAEIIEASAKLHKPWMLSGAIDHKSLCALLNECYSIWLASGLEEALLSIANQNNFELDGISRELVESIKYIHELDEHALQSFVISGEQTTCQLSALPAGFIPGLNLVTWNGKHYIVKLANLWINLISSDPPKK, encoded by the exons ATggcggaggaggaggaagacGACGAGAGCTTCGGCGACTTCACGTTCGCGTCGTTTCCGAGTCAACCGACCTCAAACGACACCAATCCCGTCGACGACGACGACGATTGGGGCGACTTCATGAACCATTCCAATCAGATCAACGGCAAACCCTTCGACGCGTTCGGGGTTCCCACGGATCCCACGAACAAACACGTAAACGACAACAACGGCGTTGCCGTTCAGGCCGAGGCGGCGAAAAAGCCTAAAGGAGCTATCCCGCTTTCGATCTTCGgcgaggaggaagaagaagaggaagagcaaCAGGAGAAACCCGCTTCTGCCAATGTTTTCTCCAACGGTGGTGCGGTGAAAAGGGGATCCGATTCGAACGGGTCCGTTGGAATCAGCGATTTGATTTCGAGTTTGTATAACCAGCAGCGCCCTCAGGTGGATTCTCACAACAACGGATCGGTTTCGGTATCCAATGTTGATGCTCCCAATTCGACGAACTCGAACGGAAGCAAATTGAATTCGGATGAGGTGGATGAGGATGATGATGGATGGGAATTCAAGTCTGCGGAATGGGAAACTGGAACCAAGAGCCAGGATGTTAAG GCTGAAACGCCAAAACATGATAGTGGTGCTCTTGATGTCGGTACTGTGTTGGATTCATCCAATGGGATTTCAGACAAAGCTGGTGGATGGCACATGGAGTTTGAGTTCAGTCCACGTTTTGCATCGCAAGATCATATTAACCCACAACCAAGTCcaaaaaatgaatcaaatgaCATTGGAACTGGGTTTGCCATGTTTAATCAAAATTTTGGGGAGTTTAGTTCAGGGTCAGGGCCAGGGCCAAATCAAAATTTG GAAGCACCGAAGAAGGCTGGCATTTGTGCCACTAATATGGAATTACTCAAATTCGATGGTGCAACTCCCCATGGTACTATTGATTCATCTCTCACGTCAGAATCTCATCAATCTGATGAATGGAACTTCGGATTTAATTTCAATTCTAGTTATGTGGGTGAAGACAATCATAGTTCAGATTCATatttcaaaaccaaaaacaacCAGGATGATAACAACAGAAACCATGCTTCCCCAACTAATATAGATGTTGATTCACATGTCAATTTCTTTGACTCAGAGAGTGATGTTACACAACATGAG AAGCCCCTAACAAGCCCAGAGAATCGTAGGGAAGCCTTACCTCTGTCAATTTTTGGTGATGAGACACCAGATACTGATGAACATCCTGTGTCTCAAGATTCATCTCCCTATACACCATCATCCCCAATAAGGAACAGCTTCACTAGCCCTGGTTCCAACTTTTCTATCAATGACATATGGAATTTATATAATCAAGCTGAAAACCAAAGTTCTTCTAATGTGACACCAAAAGCAAGTGAAAATCAGATTCATGCCCCCCCTGAAGTATCGGGATCCAGTTTGGTTACCGGTAATGATGATTTAGATGATGACTTCTGGGACTATAAGGATGCCGCAACTGAAACAAGATTTACCAATGAATCTGCACAGAAAACTTCTTCACCACAAGTCAATGAGAATGGGTTGCAGTCTTCCccaacatttttaaattctgaTTTGACCAACGGTGATGATGATTTTGAGGATgattcatgggaatttaaggaagCTACCTCTGGAACAATTAATCAAGATCACACATCTACTCTTGATCACAGAGGTTTACCACAGTTATCAACAAAACTAGAGCAGGTTGATTATGCAGAGTTTTATagcaaagtgaaggatgaattGTGCAATTATGTTCTGTTCCATCTTCAGAATCTGAAG AAAACTCAAAATGTTGCTACTCTCTCGGGTGAAGATGCCAAAGCAAAAGCTCTTCAGGAGGAAATATCG gAATTCTCCAAGATACTGCATCAGGATACTATGAGCATCCCCAATGAATATCTCTCTGAGGATTATTGCCCAAGAAATGTCCGCTTTAATGAGCTTCTTGAAGTTTTGAAGGAACCTAAGTTCCAACCTGTTGAGTCAGAATATCAACTAGCATCAAGGTTGTCGATG GCTGAGAAGGATATTAAATATGGTATGGAACTTTTGAAAGATACAGTATCAACATTAAGAATTCTCAAGCTGGGATCAAGAGAAGAACAATCTAGTTATCTTACCATATGGTCCAAAATAGCCTTTGTTTGTTCTCAAGAGCTGAAACATGGTGCTTATGTTTGGAAGCAAGCTGTACTACAGAATGTTCATGACCAGATATTATCTAGCCAGAAAG GTGTTCAGTATATCCTTGCACTTGGAGAAATTTATAGAGTGGCAGAAATTATTGAAGCTTCAGCCAAACTTCATAAACCTTGGATGTTGTCAGGTGCCATAGATCATAAAAGTTTATGTGCCCTTTTGAATGAATGTTATAGCATATGGTTGGCTTCAGGACTTGAAGAAGCCCTTTTGAGTATAGCAAATCAGAATAATTTTGAGCTAGATGGCATTTCAAGGGAATTAGTTGAATCCATTAAGTATATTCATGAGCTTGATGAACATGCACTTCAGAGCTTTGTCATCTCTGGAGAACAAACTACTTGCCAGTTGTCAGCCTTGCCAGCTGGTTTCATACCAG GGTTAAATTTGGTGACATGGAATGGGAAGCATTACATTGTCAAACTTGCAAACTTGTGGATCAATCTAATAAGTTCAGATCCACCCAAGAAGTGA
- the LOC114370562 gene encoding uncharacterized GPI-anchored protein At3g06035-like, translating to MLSFKLSLYLLIASVFVFQLLPSPVVCNDEEDLLHDINVYRKVLNLAVLDENEKASCLAEEIAEDLENTKCEDFRDYYPLPSYTSRIPSFQKSVNKCKININTTKDGVIMPVCVPKLDSDALFSNYTKSNRFSKYLNNSKYKIAGIGSEDDWMVLIISTNTSSGDFSSATSLLSGALKGHYLMMAFFLSTLIVLLN from the exons ATGCTCTCTTTCAAACTTAGTCTCTACCTTCTTATTGCCTCTGTCTTTGTCTTCCAGCTGCTTCCTAGTCCTGTGGTCTGTAACG ATGAGGAGGATCTACTTCATGACATCAACGTATACAGAAAAGTTTTGAACCTTGCTGTTCtggatgaaaatgaaaaggctTCATGCTTAGCTGAAGAGATAGCAGAAGATCTAGAGAACACGAAATGCGAAGACTTTCGTGACTACTACCCTCTGCCTAGTTACACCTCCAGAATTCCTAGCTTCCAAAAGAGTGTAAACAAATGCAAGATCAACATCAACACAACAAAAGATGGGGTCATCATGCCTGTTTGTGTGCCAAAGTTGGACTCCGATGCTTTGTTTTCCAATTATACCAAATCTAATCGCTTCTCTAAGTATCTCAATAATTCCAAGTACAAGATAGCAGGGATTGGTTCCGAGGACGATTGGATGGTTCTTATTATCAGCACCAACACTTCTTCTGGAGATTTCTCCTCTGCAACTTCTCTGCTTTCTGGGGCTTTGAAGGGTCACTACCTTATGATGGCATTCTTCTTGAGCACGCTTATTGTTCTCctcaattaa